In the genome of Cyanobacteria bacterium FACHB-DQ100, the window GAGTTGAAGATTCAGTCAGCTAGAAATCGACACAACAATGCCCTTCTTCCGCAAATCGCCTAACGCTTTGTATAAATCCCCTTCATCCAACTCCCAACGTGCAGCATAGCTGATCCCTTCGGGCGCACAGAAAGCAGCCACATCGATCTCAGGATTCAGCTTACCTTGATAGTCCACTTGCAAGGCAAAAAAGACGTAATCGCGACCACTGGTGAGAAGTCTGAGACTACGAATTCGTAATAGTTCGTCTCGATCAACCAAGTAGTTGGCAGCAGAATTGTCTTGAATCATAAATAGTACAAATGTACGTTAACAGTTACATTACACGAAGCATTTTCTAATTGCAAGAATTCAAGAAAAACATCGAGCCTCTGTATTGTTTTTTCTTGTATCTAATAATTCTGGAGAGCTAAAACTGTGACGATTAGCATTTTTTACTTTACTCACAATGTTATTTGAACACGAAATATATTCTCTTGATAAGACTAGATTCACTCTCAATAAGAAAATAAGAATTTGACATAAGCTTATGTCTCGATATTTAGCTCATCTTGATAATCATTCAAATTAAATTGCAAATATAGGAATTTTCTTAACAAGTTCTGAAACTTTAATCGGAGAGCAAAGATAAATCTAATCGACAATATTTTAGAGTCGTAAAATATACGATTGAGCACCAATATAGCTGCGCCTCAGAACCAAAATTAAGATGCACTAAACCAGGTCATACGGGCATTTGAGTCGTTTTTAGTGATTTTTTGTCAGCTTTACTGAAAATATTTAGTGCAGTTTTATTGAAGAAAATCGCTGTAATATCCTAGGGAAGTGAATTTAAGGGATTTTATTAGAAAAACAAGCTCGTTGTGGAAGGATATTGCCTTCTAAAATCAATTGGTTGATTTATACTATTAGTACAAATCAACTGAAAACTTATGGCTAGCCACTCCTACCCTAAATTCTTTGACCTGGTTCAACGCTACGAAGAGAGGCTCTACCAGACACTTTCAGCCGAGAGCGCTTAGGTCAAAATTTATCAGTTATCGTCGGTTCTCTGTCGTCTTATTCTTCCTCAGCTCGGCTTCCAACGCGTTGATCCCAGCGGCAAGATGACTACAGAAGAAAAAGCGGCAGCGATCAACTTTATGAAACAGCTTCCGATCACAGCCATTCTGAGAGCGCGCTCTGCATTAGAGACAGGAATTGCTGCACTCAGAACTCCTAAGCCTAGCTATAGAAATTATCGCTCGCACTTTGGACAATTTGAAAATTATGCTCAGCAATTAGACATTTATCCTCATCTAGAAAAATCAATTTTAATTGCTGAGCGTTGTGGACCGATTCAGCAACTCCAAGGTGGCAAAACAAAGCTGACTTCTAGAACTGGATCTTATAAATCCTATGCAAAAGAGATTGAAGAGCTTTCACCAAAATCTCAGCAAGAATTGAGAGATGCCCGCCGTTTTTTTACCGATCCAAATGATTCATTTCGAGTGTTTAAAGTTCTCAAATGGACTCCTATGAGGCTTATGAGAAAGAAATTTTACGAATATATGGTTTTTTGGAGAAATACGCTAATCCTCAAATTCCGGCTGACGAATTGTGTTTAGACTGCTTGTTTCCAGTCATCAATCCTGCTGACATTGCTGATTTGAATGATTACGAGCGGCGACAATTTTGGCTAGCCCATCAAAATAGACTGAAGCAGATTCGCTCTGATTATTACAAATTCATTGAAGACTTCTCTGAATCAACCTCGCCATCCACTCGTGTGAATAAAGACACCGCGATCATTAATTACATTAAATTCAAATACAGAATGTTCGTCAGCGACAAAAAGGATTATGACGCTAATCCACTGATTCAAACCATGCGTACGGGGCTGAATCTCCAGATGCAGGAGAAGCATCGACGACAGAAACATCGGCAGACCGAAGCTGATGAATCACTCAAATTCCCTGACCCCGTAGAAGGCAAGACAGATCTAGAAGTGATGAGAGAAACGGTTCTGATGCCCACATTCATCTTGCGCCGACCCCGGTTGTGGCAAGAGTTTCGACAACCACTGGCACGATTCGATCTGGGGATGCTTGGTTTACTCGTGAAGTCGCGATCGCAAAATATCTCACCGCCGTCGGTGCGCCGATTATTCCACTGAGTTCGACACTGGAGGCAGGACCACATCATCATTTAGATTTAATTTTAAGCTTCTGGGAGTTCGTACAAATCTTAGAAGAACCCTTTGATCCGTACCAAGCAGGCCAAGCTCTTCGCCACTGCCATGAAGCTCTAAAGGAATTTTCTGGAGAGTTGCTTGTTCTCGCGTTAATTTCGGAAGCGCGGCAGCTCCTCGATCGTTTAATCGCTGAATCAGAGTTTACGCTAGCGGACGCAGAAATGCTACTGGAAGTGAGTGACCGATTAGAACCACAACTGCGACAGCTTCCGATGCAGCCCATCCACGGCGATCCGCATTCTGGCAATGTTCTCAAAACGACACGCGGCATATTGTGGACAGATTGGGAGGATGTGATGATTGGACCAATCGAGTGGGACTTAGCCTCTCTAGTCGCATCCCCCTATGTGTTTGGCACAGATCGAGACAAGGCAGAGATGGCGCTGGATGGCTACGGTCGATCGTTCGATCCTGAAGCATTAGCAGTCTGTATTGAAGCTCGAACATTGGTGGCATTAGTGTGGACGATCATTCTGCATCGCCAGCATCCAGATCGATCGCGGCAAGCCCGGATTGAAGGAAGACTGCGCTGGTTGCGGAGCCGTAAGACCCGATAATTCGTCAATCGGTCGCGGATTTATTTCTGCTCATAGATCGGTGTTCACTCCGCAACAACGTGCCACGATCGCGCTGAGCAAACGAAAGTAAGGAGAATTTTAATGGAGCGAACAGTTAGCGATCAGGATGGCATCACCTGGTCCTGTATTGAAGCATTCACTGGACTCTCTGACGAAACCGGACACTCAGGAGCCGCACAAGTAAAAGGGCAAGAGGGCGCTTACTGGGTGGTCTGTACACCGAGTGGTGGGGCTCAGTCTGTTCGACTCAAACTATCCGGCGATTGGCAGAATGATTACTCAGATGAGGCACTGCTACAAGAAATTAAAGAACAGTCCCACTGAACTCGGCTCCCAATCGGATATAAGCTGAGCAGGGTGGTTTCATAGAGAGAAAGAAAAATGAGGATGGACGGCATTATCAACTTAACGGAGCAGATTCAAAATTAGGCACGATAATTCCTGAGCAGTCTTGATCCCTCTGATTACGCAGCAGAATTTAGCCCAGCAACTTCTCGCCAATCTTCAAACCGTTGGCGTAGCTGTTCTCGATATCGTTTTGCACTCGGTTCATGTTGTTTTGGATGAAAGTGTTCTCGGATTGGCTCAAACGTGGAGAGAAAT includes:
- a CDS encoding aminoglycoside phosphotransferase family protein, which encodes MARVSTTTGTIRSGDAWFTREVAIAKYLTAVGAPIIPLSSTLEAGPHHHLDLILSFWEFVQILEEPFDPYQAGQALRHCHEALKEFSGELLVLALISEARQLLDRLIAESEFTLADAEMLLEVSDRLEPQLRQLPMQPIHGDPHSGNVLKTTRGILWTDWEDVMIGPIEWDLASLVASPYVFGTDRDKAEMALDGYGRSFDPEALAVCIEARTLVALVWTIILHRQHPDRSRQARIEGRLRWLRSRKTR